The Clostridioides sp. ES-S-0010-02 genome window below encodes:
- a CDS encoding CbtB-domain containing protein, whose product MFCSITSHLKLLHNMVEDARHFYYFLCHKC is encoded by the coding sequence GTGTTTTGTAGTATAACTTCTCACTTAAAACTATTACATAATATGGTGGAAGACGCACGCCATTTTTATTATTTTTTGTGCCACAAGTGTTAG
- a CDS encoding MFS transporter — translation MSEEKQHTNHKWGILFTVVIMTFMTTLDTSIVNIALPVMMSQMNVTMSSVEWVASIYLIVTCATILIFGRLGDTMGKVPIFQFGVLLFTISSLLCSITHSLPFLIMMRALQGLGGAAALATNQGIITESFPAEERGKALGFVATFVALGSMAGPTIGGLILSILPWPFIFIINIPIGFVSLIVGLKTLPRRKLAYSGRMDIKGALLMTMSIVLIFIPITLLQNGVTWSLMLMLGVGVLLLTLFFIVERCTKDPLIPLRIFRNKMFIINLITMLTIFIAIGAHNILLPFYLQDVRAFGPGLAGILLTVTPVVIAVVGPLSGILSDRIGCELPTMLGLFFNATGMLLIVFLTKFTPIAILVCFLFVIALGAGLFQSPNNSLVMGSVLNSELGLAGSLAGLMRYMGMSIGVTLSTSMLYNRMSAKIGYPVTNYVQGRPDVFLYGLHWVYATLAAIVLLGATFTVVRFIYAKKNKTVST, via the coding sequence ATGTCAGAAGAAAAACAACATACCAATCACAAATGGGGAATTCTGTTCACCGTTGTAATCATGACTTTCATGACTACACTTGATACAAGTATTGTCAATATCGCATTACCAGTTATGATGTCGCAGATGAATGTGACTATGAGCAGTGTCGAATGGGTGGCCAGCATCTATCTTATTGTCACTTGTGCTACTATTCTGATTTTCGGACGATTGGGTGATACAATGGGAAAAGTCCCTATATTTCAGTTTGGTGTGCTATTGTTCACCATAAGCTCGCTGCTTTGCAGTATTACCCATTCATTGCCATTCTTGATTATGATGCGTGCTTTGCAGGGACTGGGCGGTGCGGCTGCGTTGGCGACCAATCAAGGGATTATCACTGAGTCCTTTCCTGCAGAGGAACGTGGCAAGGCGCTGGGATTTGTAGCCACTTTTGTGGCGCTGGGTAGTATGGCTGGACCAACGATTGGTGGATTGATTCTGAGCATACTACCATGGCCTTTTATCTTTATCATCAACATTCCTATTGGGTTTGTTTCACTGATAGTTGGGCTAAAGACCTTGCCACGCAGAAAGCTGGCGTACTCAGGTCGGATGGACATCAAAGGGGCACTGCTGATGACTATGTCCATCGTGTTGATTTTCATTCCTATCACGTTGTTGCAAAACGGTGTAACATGGTCGCTGATGCTCATGCTGGGGGTGGGCGTTTTGTTGCTTACTCTATTTTTCATTGTGGAGCGTTGTACCAAGGATCCTCTTATCCCTTTGAGGATTTTCCGTAATAAAATGTTCATAATTAATCTGATTACCATGCTCACTATTTTTATAGCGATTGGTGCCCACAACATTCTCCTGCCATTTTATTTGCAGGATGTACGAGCTTTCGGTCCAGGGCTCGCGGGGATACTGTTAACAGTAACTCCTGTTGTTATCGCAGTTGTGGGTCCACTTAGTGGTATCCTGTCCGACCGTATTGGATGCGAGTTGCCAACTATGTTAGGCCTGTTTTTCAATGCCACAGGTATGCTTCTGATTGTCTTTTTGACTAAGTTTACCCCTATCGCCATACTTGTATGTTTCCTATTTGTAATTGCGCTTGGAGCAGGACTTTTCCAGTCACCCAACAATTCTTTGGTCATGGGCAGTGTTTTAAATAGTGAGTTGGGGCTTGCTGGTAGCCTTGCTGGTCTTATGAGATACATGGGGATGTCCATAGGCGTTACGCTTAGCACTTCGATGTTATACAACCGCATGAGTGCAAAAATCGGATATCCAGTTACTAATTATGTACAAGGACGTCCAGATGTGTTTCTGTATGGTCTGCACTGGGTGTATGCCACTTTGGCAGCAATCGTTCTGTTGGGAGCGACTTTCACAGTAGTTCGATTTATCTATGCAAAAAAGAATAAAACTGTTTCCACTTAG
- the grdB gene encoding glycine reductase complex selenoprotein B, whose product MSKIRVVHYINNFFAGIGGEEKADIPPEKRKGVVGPGMAFQSQFKDEAEIVSTVICGDTYFGENIENATRELLKMIKEEKPDLFIAGPAFNAGRYGVACGTICKAVEEELNIPVVTGMYKENPGVDMFKLDLHIIATGNSAASLRKVVPIMSRLGIKLVKGEEVGPPEVEGYIMRGIRKNFFHEFRGSERAIEMLVKKMNGEQFETEYPMPEFDRVTPVKAIKDLSKIKLALVTSGGIVPTDNPDKIESSSATKYGIYDLTGMNSMSNKDFTTIHGGYDRAYVLENPNLVVPLDVVREFEKDGVIGELANYFITTTGTGTSVGNSKRFGEEFSKKLVEDKVEAVILTSTUGTCTRCGATMVKEIERAGIAVVHVCTVVPISLTIGANRIVPAVGIPYPLGNPKLGEEESKKIRKNIVLKALNSLKEDVEDQTVFE is encoded by the coding sequence ATGAGTAAAATCAGAGTTGTTCACTATATAAATAATTTCTTTGCTGGTATAGGAGGAGAAGAAAAAGCAGATATTCCACCAGAAAAAAGAAAGGGAGTAGTAGGACCTGGAATGGCATTTCAAAGTCAATTCAAAGATGAAGCAGAGATAGTTTCAACTGTAATTTGTGGAGACACATATTTTGGAGAAAATATTGAAAATGCTACTAGAGAACTTTTAAAAATGATAAAAGAAGAAAAACCTGATTTATTTATTGCAGGGCCAGCATTTAATGCAGGGAGATATGGAGTAGCCTGTGGAACTATTTGTAAAGCTGTTGAAGAAGAATTAAATATTCCTGTAGTTACAGGAATGTATAAAGAAAATCCAGGTGTAGATATGTTTAAACTAGATTTACACATAATAGCTACAGGAAATTCAGCAGCTAGTCTTAGAAAGGTAGTTCCAATAATGTCAAGACTAGGGATTAAATTAGTTAAGGGTGAAGAAGTAGGACCTCCCGAAGTAGAAGGATATATAATGAGGGGAATAAGAAAAAATTTCTTCCATGAATTTAGAGGTTCTGAAAGAGCAATTGAAATGTTGGTTAAGAAAATGAATGGAGAACAATTTGAAACTGAATATCCAATGCCAGAATTCGATAGAGTTACACCTGTAAAGGCTATCAAAGACTTATCTAAAATAAAACTTGCATTAGTAACTTCTGGGGGTATAGTTCCAACTGATAATCCAGATAAAATCGAATCTTCAAGTGCTACTAAGTATGGTATTTATGATTTAACAGGTATGAATTCTATGTCAAATAAAGATTTTACAACTATACATGGAGGTTATGATAGAGCATATGTACTTGAAAATCCAAACTTAGTTGTGCCATTAGATGTGGTTAGAGAATTTGAAAAAGATGGTGTGATTGGAGAGTTGGCAAATTACTTTATAACTACTACAGGTACTGGAACAAGTGTGGGTAATTCTAAGAGATTTGGAGAAGAATTTTCTAAAAAATTGGTAGAAGATAAAGTAGAGGCTGTAATTTTAACATCTACATGAGGCACTTGTACTCGTTGTGGAGCAACGATGGTAAAAGAGATTGAAAGAGCAGGTATAGCAGTTGTCCATGTTTGTACTGTAGTACCAATATCACTTACAATAGGAGCAAATAGAATTGTTCCAGCAGTAGGTATACCATACCCACTTGGGAATCCAAAGCTAGGAGAAGAAGAAAGTAAAAAAATTAGAAAGAACATAGTTTTAAAAGCCTTAAATTCATTAAAAGAAGATGTAGAAGACCAAACAGTATTTGAATAA
- a CDS encoding ferrous iron transport protein A has protein sequence MTVYNLKLGQKGIIDNIAGNEKLMKRLLALGLIDGTEVEVKKIAPLNDPIVIRFRGFDLAIRKSDAKNINLKNN, from the coding sequence ATGACTGTTTACAACTTAAAACTTGGACAAAAGGGAATTATAGATAATATAGCTGGGAATGAAAAACTTATGAAGAGACTTCTTGCTTTAGGATTAATAGATGGCACTGAAGTTGAAGTAAAAAAAATAGCCCCTCTTAATGATCCTATAGTGATTAGATTTAGAGGATTTGATTTAGCTATTAGAAAATCTGATGCAAAAAATATAAATTTAAAAAATAATTAA
- a CDS encoding GHKL domain-containing protein: MANLSSSNVLLEYSILFVFAVDRSLMAVLQYYFLISFTNTKSKFGDCILYLLVSVLSISINTYFNLYNLFYSQLIFFLLTFLFVKYVIKKSTVLSIVLSLLVYIIEQLAYGFIAPFNYLLFINNTDINIYKFVINTEISFFITIIIVGFIYLYSAKKFNIKTVKFDRYSIILIMPLLLIILFWQSFEHTGYSSSTINIDTKLQTVKLLMNTSLTKEIQAFLFSSIGIICVFFSLFEFKKLMQYLKEEKNKAILNQQIHSQKNYIEEAKSRLSQTMSFRHDFNNHLAIVNGLLKKGEILKAQEYLNKLEKITSDLSFSCNTGNVVIDALFNNKLSIAKQLGIQVDCDVIIPSNTSINDVDLCIVFANAIDNAIKACKFVDKRNRYLKLSTKLDGGFFMIEIRNSYNAANNYTSGSGIGISNIREVAKKYQGAISIENTSDYFQINILLIISLHYTDISEQLT, translated from the coding sequence ATGGCTAATTTATCTTCTTCTAATGTATTATTAGAATATAGTATTTTGTTCGTTTTTGCAGTAGATAGAAGTCTAATGGCAGTATTGCAATATTACTTTCTAATTAGTTTTACAAATACTAAGTCGAAATTTGGGGACTGTATTTTATACTTGTTAGTATCAGTTTTGTCAATTAGTATAAATACATATTTTAATTTATATAATTTATTTTATTCACAGCTTATATTTTTTCTACTGACTTTTTTGTTTGTAAAGTATGTAATAAAAAAATCTACAGTTTTATCTATAGTATTATCTCTATTAGTATATATAATTGAGCAGTTAGCATATGGATTTATAGCTCCATTTAATTACTTACTATTTATAAATAATACAGATATAAATATTTATAAATTTGTTATAAATACAGAGATTTCATTTTTTATTACGATTATAATAGTTGGATTTATATATTTGTATAGTGCTAAAAAATTTAATATTAAAACTGTAAAATTTGATAGATATTCAATAATTTTGATAATGCCATTGTTACTCATAATATTATTTTGGCAATCATTTGAGCATACTGGTTATTCAAGTTCAACGATAAATATCGATACAAAACTTCAAACTGTAAAATTATTAATGAATACATCTCTTACTAAAGAAATTCAAGCTTTCCTTTTTTCTTCAATTGGAATTATATGTGTTTTTTTCTCTTTATTTGAGTTTAAGAAATTGATGCAATATTTAAAAGAAGAGAAAAATAAGGCTATTTTAAACCAACAAATTCATTCTCAAAAAAATTACATTGAAGAAGCAAAATCTCGATTGTCACAAACGATGTCTTTTAGGCATGATTTTAATAATCATTTAGCTATTGTAAATGGATTGCTAAAAAAAGGCGAAATTTTAAAAGCACAAGAGTACTTAAATAAACTCGAAAAAATAACCAGTGACCTATCATTTTCTTGTAATACAGGAAATGTTGTAATTGATGCCCTTTTCAACAATAAATTAAGCATAGCAAAACAATTAGGAATACAGGTGGATTGTGACGTAATTATACCAAGTAATACTAGTATAAATGATGTTGACCTCTGTATAGTATTTGCCAATGCTATTGACAATGCAATTAAAGCTTGTAAATTTGTAGATAAACGAAATAGATATTTAAAGCTATCAACTAAACTAGATGGTGGATTTTTTATGATAGAAATAAGGAATAGTTATAATGCAGCAAATAATTACACAAGTGGTTCAGGTATCGGAATTTCAAATATAAGAGAGGTTGCTAAGAAATACCAGGGAGCTATAAGTATAGAGAATACATCAGATTATTTTCAAATAAATATATTACTAATTATTTCATTACACTATACTGACATTTCAGAACAATTAACTTGA
- a CDS encoding EcsC family protein, translated as MKNYKEISYNELAKKELEQWKKDILKKPSIFDKASKGIQNKFNGVLPDKYHEIMTSSIKGMTKTVLFGYKYATKTPIRNISLEEREKLVDEKAKNYKTTAMIEGAGTGAGGIFLGLSDFPLLLGIKIKFLYDVASIYGYDVKDYRERIYILNILQLAFSSQSHINTTFKLMDNWDEYIKNLPNDINDFDWRTFQQEYRDYLDLAKFLQLMPGIGAFVGFYVNGKLIDKLHETAVFAYRLRIREFN; from the coding sequence TTGAAAAATTATAAAGAGATTTCTTATAATGAATTAGCAAAAAAAGAATTAGAACAATGGAAGAAAGATATATTAAAAAAACCGTCTATATTTGATAAGGCGTCAAAAGGTATACAAAATAAATTCAATGGAGTCTTGCCAGATAAATACCATGAAATAATGACTTCTTCAATAAAAGGAATGACAAAAACTGTATTGTTTGGATATAAATATGCGACAAAGACACCAATTAGAAATATATCTTTAGAGGAAAGGGAAAAGCTAGTTGATGAAAAGGCTAAAAATTATAAAACTACAGCAATGATTGAAGGAGCAGGTACAGGAGCTGGAGGGATTTTTTTAGGGCTTTCTGATTTTCCTCTACTTTTAGGTATTAAGATAAAATTTTTATACGATGTTGCTTCAATATATGGATATGATGTCAAAGACTATAGAGAAAGAATTTATATACTAAATATATTGCAGTTGGCCTTTTCTAGCCAATCTCATATAAATACAACATTTAAATTGATGGATAATTGGGATGAGTATATAAAAAATTTACCAAATGATATCAATGATTTTGATTGGAGAACATTTCAGCAAGAATACAGGGACTATTTAGATTTAGCCAAATTTTTGCAACTAATGCCTGGAATAGGAGCATTTGTAGGATTTTATGTGAATGGAAAATTAATTGATAAATTACATGAAACAGCAGTATTTGCTTATAGATTGAGGATTAGAGAGTTTAATTAA
- a CDS encoding adenosine deaminase, translating into MFENLPKIELHCHLDGSVRVETIFDIALKEKIDLPSDNIDEIKKLSKVPHDCTSLDEYLKKFDLPLKVMQSKESLKRITFELLEDVSKENIKYIEIRFAPLLHTQNGLSAKSIIESVVEGIRDAESVYDVKGNLILGCMRTMTSEEALLVIEAGKSFINRGVVAVDLCGPEKDGFCSEYEEAFKLARDYGYKVTVHAGEAASGKNVLDAINILKADRIGHGIKINGEKYAYDLVKNKKVLLEICPTSNVQTKTVDSYKSHPFYDFYKDNLNVSINTDNRTVSDISLNSELNLIFDIFNLNLEDYKIIYKNTVEASFADKETKKYLYSLI; encoded by the coding sequence ATGTTTGAAAATTTACCTAAGATAGAATTACATTGCCATTTAGATGGAAGTGTTAGAGTAGAAACTATATTTGATATAGCACTTAAAGAGAAAATAGACTTACCATCAGATAATATTGATGAAATAAAAAAATTATCAAAAGTTCCACATGATTGTACTTCACTTGATGAATATTTAAAAAAATTTGATTTACCTCTAAAAGTTATGCAATCTAAAGAAAGTTTAAAAAGAATTACTTTTGAACTTTTGGAGGATGTAAGTAAAGAAAATATTAAATATATAGAAATTAGATTTGCTCCATTACTTCATACTCAAAATGGGTTGAGTGCTAAAAGTATAATTGAAAGTGTGGTTGAAGGAATTAGAGATGCTGAAAGTGTTTATGATGTAAAAGGGAATTTAATATTAGGTTGTATGAGAACAATGACCTCAGAAGAGGCATTGTTGGTAATTGAAGCAGGTAAATCTTTTATAAATAGAGGTGTTGTAGCAGTAGATTTATGTGGTCCAGAGAAGGACGGATTTTGCAGTGAATATGAAGAAGCTTTTAAATTGGCAAGAGATTATGGATATAAAGTTACAGTACATGCAGGAGAAGCTGCAAGTGGAAAAAATGTATTAGATGCTATAAATATTTTAAAGGCAGATAGAATTGGCCATGGTATAAAAATTAATGGAGAAAAATATGCATATGATTTAGTTAAAAATAAAAAAGTATTACTGGAAATATGTCCAACCAGTAATGTACAAACTAAGACAGTAGATTCTTATAAAAGTCATCCATTTTACGATTTTTATAAAGATAATTTGAATGTAAGCATAAATACTGATAATAGAACTGTGTCAGATATAAGTTTAAATTCAGAACTAAATCTAATATTTGATATATTTAATCTAAATTTAGAAGACTATAAAATAATTTATAAAAACACAGTAGAAGCAAGTTTTGCAGATAAGGAGACTAAAAAATATTTATACAGTCTAATTTAG
- a CDS encoding sodium:glutamate symporter, translating to MITLTFNTIQTLTLSMLFFLIGNLLKNKIKFLNNFCIPAPVIGGLLFCFLNLFLKYFHIADISVSGNLMPNFITFFFTTIGLEISINLIKKGGSVLFRYWILCGILAFCQNIIAISISKIIKLEPLLGLMCGNVSMEGGHGYSAAFGLTIESLGINGAVGVGLSAATIGLIIGGILGCPVARFLIEKYKLQPSTKADLSSLKYKKDSMRVMNKFFRNRNKIIQNNSSQKITPTIFLEQVLLIFICINTGEIISRIFYMTCNILLPSVVTCMFSAVIFRNLNDKINILELNFKLIEFLKELSLGIFLTLSLMNIDLFELSTLLPPILLIVTFQVIFIILFSIFICFKILGKDFDSAIIISGLIGHGIGATPNALANMSSLTQKYGDSPKAFLVVPLVSGFLLDAISIPCILFFINILS from the coding sequence TTGATTACTTTAACTTTTAATACTATACAAACTTTAACCTTATCTATGCTATTCTTTTTAATTGGTAATCTGTTAAAGAATAAGATTAAATTTTTAAATAACTTCTGTATACCTGCACCAGTAATAGGAGGTCTATTATTTTGTTTTTTAAATTTATTTCTTAAATACTTTCATATAGCAGACATCTCTGTAAGTGGAAACTTAATGCCAAATTTCATAACTTTCTTTTTTACAACTATTGGACTTGAAATAAGCATAAACCTTATAAAAAAAGGTGGTAGTGTATTATTTAGATATTGGATTTTATGTGGAATATTAGCATTTTGTCAAAATATCATAGCCATATCAATATCAAAAATTATAAAACTTGAACCACTTTTAGGACTTATGTGCGGTAATGTATCTATGGAAGGTGGTCATGGTTACTCGGCTGCATTTGGGCTTACAATAGAAAGTCTTGGTATAAATGGTGCAGTTGGAGTTGGCTTATCGGCTGCAACAATAGGTCTTATTATAGGCGGGATATTGGGATGCCCTGTTGCTAGATTTCTAATAGAAAAGTATAAATTGCAACCTTCAACAAAAGCAGATTTATCAAGCCTTAAATATAAAAAAGATTCAATGAGAGTAATGAATAAATTTTTTAGAAACAGGAATAAAATAATCCAAAATAACTCGTCCCAAAAGATAACTCCTACTATATTTTTGGAGCAAGTTCTTCTTATATTTATTTGTATAAATACAGGAGAAATTATAAGCAGAATATTTTATATGACATGTAACATTCTTTTACCTTCTGTTGTGACTTGTATGTTTTCAGCAGTTATTTTTAGAAATTTAAATGACAAAATAAATATACTGGAGTTAAATTTTAAACTTATAGAGTTTCTAAAAGAACTTTCATTAGGAATTTTTCTAACATTATCACTTATGAATATAGATTTATTTGAATTATCAACATTATTGCCTCCAATTCTTCTAATAGTAACTTTTCAAGTAATCTTTATAATTTTATTTTCAATCTTTATTTGTTTTAAGATACTTGGAAAAGATTTTGATTCTGCCATCATAATAAGTGGCTTAATTGGACATGGAATAGGTGCTACTCCAAATGCTTTAGCCAATATGAGCTCTTTAACACAAAAATACGGAGATTCTCCAAAAGCGTTTTTGGTTGTTCCCTTAGTAAGTGGTTTTTTACTAGATGCCATTAGTATCCCTTGTATACTATTTTTTATAAACATACTAAGCTAG
- a CDS encoding response regulator transcription factor has protein sequence MISIAICDDESYMLNDLKENIELYMNRNNLLYNIELFDKAETLLYNHELFDIIFLDIQMEGINGMQAAKKLRSYDNDCFIIFVTVLKEFVYDAFEVDAINYLLKPLSNEKLSKTMDRIIIKLDSNEKNYITIQKGHSYWRLKIADILYCEVIKRKIYIHLKKEIIDYYETIDSLERSLPINFFRCHRSYIINLQAVYSYENGNVVMENGDMIPVSRLRQQEFSEAMLENMKNRRR, from the coding sequence TTGATTTCAATTGCTATTTGTGATGATGAATCATATATGCTAAATGATTTAAAAGAAAATATAGAGCTATATATGAATAGAAATAATTTATTATATAATATAGAGCTTTTTGATAAAGCTGAGACTCTATTATATAATCATGAATTATTTGATATTATCTTTTTAGATATACAGATGGAAGGTATTAATGGAATGCAAGCAGCTAAAAAACTAAGGTCATATGATAATGATTGTTTTATAATTTTTGTGACAGTTTTAAAGGAATTTGTATATGATGCTTTTGAAGTAGATGCTATAAATTATTTGCTCAAACCATTATCTAATGAAAAACTATCTAAGACAATGGATAGAATAATTATAAAGCTGGATAGTAATGAAAAAAATTATATAACAATACAAAAAGGGCACTCATATTGGAGGTTAAAAATAGCAGATATTTTATATTGTGAAGTTATAAAAAGAAAGATTTATATCCATTTAAAAAAAGAAATTATTGATTATTATGAAACTATTGATAGTCTAGAAAGAAGTTTACCAATAAATTTTTTTAGATGTCATCGTAGTTATATAATTAATTTACAAGCTGTATATAGCTATGAAAATGGTAATGTAGTTATGGAAAATGGAGATATGATACCTGTTTCTAGGTTACGTCAACAAGAATTTTCTGAAGCTATGCTTGAAAATATGAAAAATAGGAGGAGATAG
- a CDS encoding FlxA-like family protein, translated as MKIESISGQTPRMSNIDSSGNNQSEIQSLEQQKKVLQEELEKVKNDKSIDNEMAKSKIENLKKEIKEIESKIQELKEKKAQESEGGQNTVSEVKNSTLDRKEENSNNKNAKTPYDIFEKSNEEEQWDNTYSLVQDDKNLKVKFNRPI; from the coding sequence ATGAAAATTGAAAGTATAAGTGGTCAGACACCAAGGATGTCTAATATAGACAGTTCAGGTAATAACCAAAGTGAAATACAAAGTTTAGAACAGCAAAAAAAAGTATTGCAAGAAGAATTGGAGAAAGTTAAAAACGATAAAAGTATTGATAATGAAATGGCTAAGTCAAAAATAGAAAATTTAAAAAAAGAAATAAAAGAAATCGAAAGTAAAATTCAAGAATTAAAAGAAAAGAAAGCACAAGAGTCAGAGGGAGGACAAAATACTGTTTCTGAAGTGAAGAATAGTACATTAGATAGAAAAGAAGAAAATTCTAATAATAAAAATGCAAAAACACCATATGATATTTTTGAAAAAAGCAATGAAGAAGAACAATGGGACAATACTTATAGTCTTGTTCAAGACGATAAAAATTTAAAAGTAAAATTTAATAGACCTATATAG
- a CDS encoding 2-hydroxyacyl-CoA dehydratase: protein MANLPKQFDSFNEARQKGFINAKELKESGKKMVGVFCTFTPVEIPMAAGATVVGVCGVSEEPIPDAEKVLPRNLCPLIKSSYGHAITDTCPYFYFSDLLIGETTCDGKKKMYEELAKVKPTYVMHLPNTAKGEFAYKLWKDEMIKLKDEVEKSLGVTITEDDIRAAIKDKNEERELLKEFYALGKLQPSALTGLELHNVLYQAGFKFDRAELKQSLRKVIDDMKERYEKGECPITKDKPRILITGSPIGGISEKIVKTLEDAGASVVAYELCGAIRSNDLLVDEENEDVYDALTQKYINIGCSCMMNNDHRIELLDRIIDEYNVDGVIDVVLQACHTFNIESYRVREFVTKEKNKPFMSLETDYSKSDTEQLRTRFEAFVEML from the coding sequence ATGGCAAATTTACCAAAACAATTTGATAGTTTTAATGAAGCTAGACAAAAAGGATTTATAAATGCAAAGGAACTTAAAGAAAGTGGGAAAAAAATGGTTGGAGTGTTCTGTACATTTACTCCAGTTGAAATTCCAATGGCAGCAGGAGCAACAGTAGTAGGTGTTTGTGGAGTTAGTGAAGAACCAATTCCAGATGCAGAAAAAGTGTTACCAAGAAATCTTTGTCCTTTAATAAAATCAAGTTATGGACATGCAATAACAGATACATGTCCATATTTCTATTTTTCTGATTTATTAATAGGAGAAACTACCTGTGATGGCAAGAAAAAAATGTATGAAGAACTTGCAAAGGTTAAACCAACATATGTAATGCATTTACCAAATACTGCAAAAGGTGAGTTTGCTTATAAGCTTTGGAAAGATGAAATGATAAAATTAAAAGATGAAGTTGAAAAGTCTTTAGGAGTGACTATAACAGAAGATGATATAAGAGCTGCTATAAAAGATAAGAATGAAGAAAGAGAACTTCTAAAAGAGTTTTATGCACTTGGTAAATTACAGCCATCTGCACTTACAGGTCTTGAACTTCATAATGTTCTATATCAAGCAGGTTTTAAATTTGACCGTGCTGAACTTAAACAATCTTTAAGAAAAGTTATAGATGATATGAAAGAAAGATATGAAAAAGGAGAATGTCCAATTACAAAAGATAAACCAAGAATTCTTATAACAGGTTCTCCAATTGGTGGAATAAGTGAAAAAATAGTTAAAACTTTAGAAGATGCTGGAGCATCAGTTGTTGCATATGAACTTTGTGGAGCTATAAGATCAAATGATTTATTAGTTGATGAAGAAAATGAAGATGTGTATGATGCTTTAACACAAAAATACATAAATATAGGTTGCTCTTGTATGATGAACAATGACCATAGAATTGAACTATTAGATAGAATAATAGATGAATATAATGTAGATGGTGTAATAGATGTAGTTTTACAAGCCTGTCATACATTTAATATAGAAAGTTACAGAGTAAGAGAATTTGTTACAAAAGAAAAAAATAAGCCATTTATGTCTCTTGAAACTGATTATTCAAAATCAGACACTGAACAATTAAGAACTAGATTTGAAGCGTTTGTGGAGATGTTATAG